The Virgibacillus phasianinus genome includes a window with the following:
- a CDS encoding zinc-ribbon domain-containing protein, translating to MAVLFHCPYCGTKVRDNESYCIKCGKQLPEDVHNRLTKPARSKKIWFLPLIIFALLSLSIGFLHLFLENQTAQAKDLYSNAEKKASEGNYKKAKTLFEEALKQKENFPQASNAIEFMDIAMQVQNNLDNAAKYLAKQEYQKALQHIAETDSTLKNYNGSVVKKLINEIVLMKNTIKTDQLKNQLEEEPSIDQLKILLWEAESIESSEAEKITTNIRNQIINYTYSKASKQLNKLHFSDAEILVKDGLVYAPDSKKLNSLQTAIDNERVAFETAQQRRIESAISKAEEERKQNKNDAVKLESVKLQENKQDKLVVKGKVKSVATIPINTILVEYDLLTKNGDKFKANEVYVFPDTLYPNETGEFEFTHFDITGKAKELKVKVSKIKWYTE from the coding sequence CAGTTTTGTTTCACTGTCCTTATTGTGGTACAAAAGTAAGAGATAATGAATCCTATTGCATAAAATGTGGCAAACAGTTACCAGAAGACGTGCATAATCGATTAACTAAACCAGCCAGGTCGAAAAAAATTTGGTTTTTACCATTAATCATTTTTGCCTTATTAAGTTTATCAATCGGCTTCCTTCACTTATTTTTGGAAAATCAAACCGCCCAGGCAAAGGACCTCTATTCCAATGCAGAAAAAAAGGCTAGCGAGGGGAACTATAAAAAAGCTAAAACACTTTTTGAAGAGGCTTTAAAGCAAAAAGAGAATTTCCCTCAAGCGTCAAATGCAATAGAATTCATGGATATAGCGATGCAAGTTCAAAATAATCTTGATAATGCAGCCAAATACCTTGCCAAGCAGGAATATCAAAAGGCCCTGCAGCATATAGCTGAGACGGATTCTACTTTAAAAAATTATAACGGCTCTGTAGTAAAAAAGTTAATAAATGAAATAGTACTAATGAAAAATACCATTAAAACAGACCAATTAAAAAACCAATTGGAAGAAGAACCTTCCATTGATCAATTAAAAATATTACTATGGGAAGCTGAATCAATAGAAAGCAGCGAGGCTGAAAAGATAACAACTAATATTCGAAATCAAATCATCAATTATACCTATTCTAAAGCGAGTAAACAGCTAAATAAGCTCCATTTTTCGGATGCAGAGATACTCGTTAAAGATGGGCTGGTTTATGCACCTGATTCCAAAAAACTTAACAGTTTGCAAACCGCCATTGATAATGAACGTGTTGCGTTTGAAACCGCGCAGCAACGGCGGATTGAATCGGCTATCAGTAAAGCTGAGGAGGAGCGAAAACAAAATAAAAATGACGCTGTGAAACTTGAGAGTGTTAAACTGCAAGAGAATAAGCAGGACAAGCTTGTTGTGAAAGGCAAAGTGAAAAGTGTCGCAACTATACCAATCAATACCATCTTGGTGGAATATGATTTACTGACAAAAAACGGCGACAAATTTAAAGCAAATGAAGTTTATGTTTTCCCTGATACACTTTATCCAAATGAAACTGGTGAATTTGAATTTACTCACTTCGATATAACTGGCAAGGCCAAGGAATTAAAAGTAAAGGTATCCAAAATCAAATGGTATACGGAATAA
- a CDS encoding S1C family serine protease translates to MRKYHYIPIAITVFIMILGGIGIFAIHNQWYSDQVTVSSSGINKISNSPQTLNLKTIIHNAEKNVMQIEGQNGDTTITGSGFLYNEKGDIITNAHVVKNADIIRVRTSNARVYPAAIVGISEDVDIAVIRVPQMANRSPIPIEKEIKAELGDEVIALGSPHGFQNTVTLGIISGTERNFTVDGFDYKNVYQISAQITHGNSGGPLINRSTGEVIGINSVGTKDGTIGFSIPLADVIDQIEQWSNEAQLEELKFSTTSQVIDNIDEEAFKEDAAYLINYFLDSIVMRDYISAYTVLGSDMQSGTSYSDFREQYIHVVNLTYKDFTTSLTDNNQIEAPIQIDYSYKQPDKGTTKKGNTSYKFVVGYENDQIKILNITQIKK, encoded by the coding sequence TTGAGGAAATATCACTATATACCAATAGCCATTACAGTTTTCATAATGATCTTGGGTGGTATTGGTATTTTTGCTATTCATAACCAATGGTATTCAGACCAAGTAACCGTCAGCAGCTCTGGTATAAATAAAATAAGTAATTCACCTCAAACATTAAATCTGAAGACAATTATTCATAATGCAGAAAAGAACGTAATGCAAATTGAAGGTCAAAATGGGGATACAACAATTACCGGTTCGGGCTTCCTTTATAATGAAAAAGGCGACATTATAACTAATGCTCATGTCGTAAAAAACGCCGATATCATTCGTGTGCGAACATCGAATGCGCGCGTCTACCCTGCTGCAATAGTTGGTATTAGTGAGGATGTAGATATAGCGGTAATACGGGTACCGCAAATGGCAAATCGATCCCCTATCCCAATTGAAAAGGAAATCAAAGCGGAATTAGGCGATGAAGTTATCGCTCTTGGCAGTCCACATGGCTTTCAGAATACTGTTACACTTGGAATTATCTCCGGTACGGAAAGAAATTTTACTGTTGATGGATTCGATTACAAAAATGTCTATCAGATATCTGCCCAAATAACACATGGAAACAGTGGCGGACCATTAATAAATCGTTCAACTGGCGAGGTAATTGGAATTAACTCTGTCGGTACAAAAGATGGAACAATTGGATTCAGCATCCCCCTTGCTGATGTCATTGATCAAATTGAACAATGGTCAAACGAGGCGCAATTAGAGGAGTTAAAGTTTTCAACAACATCACAAGTCATAGACAATATTGATGAGGAAGCATTTAAGGAAGATGCTGCATACTTAATTAACTATTTCCTTGACAGCATAGTGATGCGTGACTATATTAGCGCCTATACGGTTTTAGGCAGTGACATGCAGAGCGGCACATCATATTCTGATTTTCGTGAGCAATACATTCATGTCGTTAACCTTACTTATAAGGATTTCACAACTTCCCTGACCGATAACAACCAAATCGAGGCTCCTATTCAAATAGACTACTCGTATAAACAACCGGATAAAGGTACTACTAAAAAAGGAAACACATCGTACAAATTTGTAGTAGGCTATGAAAATGACCAAATAAAAATACTAAACATAACGCAAATCAAAAAGTAA
- a CDS encoding diguanylate cyclase domain-containing protein, translated as MNRQIKRFSEGEIEWIKQFSAVVTDGIFLMKVKKEQTAHLFIYEYMNKPAMELARLSRRDIGSKLRDSNSIGHAQFLREHYLRVLETNDIVTYKDNVMLPNGQYEARTQLIPVYNIGNEITYIVGVTVNVTQLSEKSDDVKYLNRLFSTYMDTTDNGVAMIDFTGRFLVTNESFIRLFGYTKGELLNLKLEEFQPQLKDKFTRFCQLLKKGEKIHNLTLELTKKSAEILYTTISFTPIPNEHQEFVAFAVIIHNITDEIETKRKLTATQDRYRLIAEHTQDLVNIIDANGIITYASPSHLPTLGYDPASLVGNWVLNHVHEDDKKELGKILAKTKKVKKSLLTEFRIIKKSGRAIWVESNIKPVKNKDGSLRQIVTASRDITNRVKAEEKLKRLALTDYLTGLPNKREFINELTSEKKKIDNGISKYMAVCYIDGDEFKKINDECGHDIGDKFLIKIGERLKETIPLGNFVARIGGDEFAVLLKKIDGAEEAVIIAKSIISRMSSPVKIDDYTFTNTLSIGISIYPTDDTDIDGILLKADQALYEAKKNGKNTYCSYA; from the coding sequence ATGAATCGGCAGATAAAACGTTTTAGCGAGGGAGAAATAGAATGGATAAAACAGTTTTCTGCTGTTGTAACAGATGGCATTTTCCTGATGAAGGTGAAAAAAGAACAAACTGCTCACCTGTTTATCTATGAATATATGAATAAACCAGCAATGGAGTTAGCAAGACTGTCCAGACGCGACATTGGCAGTAAGCTGAGAGACAGCAATTCCATTGGTCATGCTCAATTCTTGCGGGAGCACTATCTACGCGTTCTGGAAACAAACGATATCGTTACATATAAAGACAATGTTATGCTTCCAAATGGCCAGTATGAAGCCCGGACACAGCTCATCCCTGTTTACAATATAGGTAATGAAATTACCTATATTGTGGGAGTCACCGTGAATGTTACCCAGCTTTCTGAGAAATCAGATGATGTAAAGTATTTAAACCGATTATTTTCAACTTACATGGATACAACGGATAATGGTGTCGCCATGATTGATTTCACAGGTAGGTTCCTGGTAACGAATGAATCATTTATCCGATTATTTGGATACACAAAGGGAGAATTGTTAAATCTTAAATTGGAAGAATTTCAACCACAACTAAAAGACAAATTTACAAGGTTTTGCCAGTTGTTAAAAAAGGGGGAGAAGATCCACAATTTAACATTGGAGTTGACCAAAAAAAGTGCAGAAATACTTTATACAACGATCAGTTTTACGCCGATTCCAAACGAGCACCAGGAGTTTGTCGCATTTGCAGTAATTATTCATAATATAACCGATGAAATCGAAACAAAACGGAAGTTAACTGCTACACAAGACCGTTACCGATTAATTGCAGAACATACACAGGATCTGGTAAATATTATTGATGCAAACGGAATTATTACATATGCATCACCTTCACACTTGCCTACACTAGGTTATGACCCAGCTAGTTTAGTCGGAAATTGGGTGCTGAATCATGTTCATGAGGATGATAAAAAGGAATTAGGAAAAATCCTTGCAAAAACTAAAAAGGTGAAAAAGTCGCTATTGACGGAGTTTAGGATTATTAAAAAATCCGGGAGGGCCATTTGGGTCGAATCCAATATCAAACCTGTTAAAAATAAAGATGGAAGTCTCCGCCAAATTGTTACCGCATCACGTGATATCACAAACCGGGTAAAAGCGGAAGAAAAGTTGAAAAGACTGGCCTTAACAGATTATTTAACCGGCTTACCGAATAAGCGGGAGTTTATAAATGAGCTTACCAGTGAGAAAAAGAAAATTGATAACGGTATATCCAAGTATATGGCTGTTTGTTATATAGATGGAGATGAATTCAAAAAAATTAATGATGAGTGCGGTCATGATATAGGCGATAAGTTTTTGATTAAAATTGGGGAGCGGTTAAAAGAGACTATCCCATTAGGCAATTTTGTTGCCCGAATTGGGGGAGATGAATTCGCTGTTCTGCTTAAGAAAATTGATGGGGCGGAGGAAGCGGTAATCATTGCAAAGAGTATTATCAGTCGCATGAGTTCACCGGTTAAAATTGATGATTATACATTTACTAATACATTAAGTATTGGAATCAGCATTTATCCAACAGATGATACAGACATTGACGGTATTTTATTAAAGGCGGATCAAGCATTATATGAAGCAAAAAAGAATGGGAAAAATACGTATTGCAGCTATGCTTAA
- a CDS encoding YjcZ family sporulation protein: MSYGYGGCGGYENNAYGNNNYGNYGNSFALIVVLFILLIIVGTAFYC, from the coding sequence ATGTCATATGGATACGGTGGATGTGGCGGTTATGAAAACAATGCTTACGGAAACAATAATTATGGTAATTATGGCAATTCATTTGCCTTAATTGTTGTTCTATTTATACTTCTAATCATTGTAGGAACAGCTTTTTACTGCTAA
- a CDS encoding CdaR family transcriptional regulator, whose protein sequence is MGIAIEELVQFAQKVVKAITKILPFSISLSDKQGYIIGDTNQSRIGTLHTPSIEVIKKDKIILYSKVKVSTMDNVLPGVAVPLYFNYKIVGVLGIIGDPDEVEPYAILVKKYVELMWQETHQLKVKEMKGRAVESFLQYVLVNKEISYTRLNHFISYLGFEDNINWGCIVIDVGDSLMENMEHNKLTLFLDQIKASLINCTKLTFGKNDNAICGFLTIEKMILLLPIKDNGEYRRLMDEFHSKSSHLMDLFNSYDVSDCKITAGSMYYEMKDIKRAYQEAEELRKFVGKSRTCPAIVTYYDWDILFKLLPNAISTDVQSILFNRLKPLYQNKAFVALTTDFMTYCESGMNISKAAKKLYIHRNTLIYRLKKMESLTKLRTNNFEHCTMLYFILKHLNPESVSYK, encoded by the coding sequence GTGGGAATAGCAATCGAGGAGTTAGTACAATTTGCACAAAAAGTAGTGAAAGCGATTACAAAAATTCTGCCATTTTCTATCAGCTTAAGTGATAAACAGGGATACATAATAGGGGATACAAACCAAAGCCGAATTGGAACACTTCATACTCCGTCTATCGAAGTCATCAAAAAAGATAAGATAATATTGTACAGTAAAGTCAAAGTTTCCACAATGGATAATGTTTTGCCTGGTGTTGCAGTACCGCTTTATTTTAATTATAAAATAGTGGGCGTACTCGGAATAATTGGCGATCCAGATGAGGTAGAACCATATGCCATACTGGTAAAGAAATATGTAGAATTAATGTGGCAGGAAACGCATCAACTAAAGGTGAAAGAAATGAAGGGGAGAGCAGTTGAAAGTTTTCTGCAGTATGTGTTAGTAAATAAAGAAATTAGTTATACCCGCCTGAACCATTTTATTAGTTACCTTGGGTTTGAAGATAACATAAATTGGGGATGCATTGTCATTGATGTAGGTGATTCATTAATGGAAAACATGGAACACAACAAACTGACGTTATTCCTGGATCAAATTAAAGCATCTCTTATTAACTGCACAAAATTAACCTTCGGGAAAAATGATAATGCCATATGCGGATTTTTAACTATCGAAAAAATGATTTTGTTGCTGCCTATTAAAGATAATGGGGAATATCGCAGGCTAATGGACGAGTTTCATAGCAAAAGTAGCCATTTAATGGATTTGTTTAATTCGTATGATGTGTCAGATTGCAAGATAACCGCAGGAAGCATGTATTACGAAATGAAAGATATCAAACGAGCCTATCAGGAAGCTGAGGAATTAAGAAAATTTGTTGGTAAAAGCAGAACTTGTCCAGCAATCGTTACCTATTATGATTGGGATATATTGTTCAAACTATTACCCAATGCTATTAGTACGGACGTGCAATCTATTCTTTTTAATCGATTAAAACCTTTATATCAAAACAAAGCGTTTGTTGCTTTAACCACAGATTTTATGACATATTGTGAAAGCGGTATGAATATAAGTAAGGCTGCTAAAAAGCTGTATATCCACCGCAATACACTAATATACCGACTCAAAAAAATGGAAAGCCTAACAAAGCTCAGGACGAATAATTTTGAACATTGTACAATGCTTTATTTTATCCTTAAACATTTAAATCCCGAGTCGGTATCCTATAAATAA
- a CDS encoding NAD(P)/FAD-dependent oxidoreductase, translated as MAKQTDVIIVGGGVIGSSIAYHLLNDGFTGKISIFEKDKLYEFSSTPRSAGGIRQLFTTSINIQIGRFGLQHYKTFPEDMKINGERAEIDFKQRGYLFLAKDKNMKQLIRQCHLQKKFGVPSVLLKQEELTSIIPELNIGDLQGGLYCSEDGYLDPYSVMQGYAKKAKELGASYIYDEVVSIKYDRQGIKGVKTNSGEIVESPVLINCAGPWAPYLSEQIGLPLPIVPLKRQIIQFDIADPLQKKLPLTVDPTGVYFRHEGNSLISGFSEAVKPGIDFRWKRSFFMEQLWPVLANRIRNFERAKVLHGWAGMYSYNTIDQNAIIGEHPLLKGYYLACGFSGHGMQQAPAVGKGLSEKIQTGGYQSIDLSPLRFERFAEKELIIEGAVV; from the coding sequence TTGGCTAAACAGACGGACGTAATCATTGTGGGTGGAGGAGTAATAGGTTCCAGTATCGCCTATCATCTATTAAACGATGGATTTACTGGGAAGATAAGTATATTTGAAAAAGATAAACTATATGAATTTTCCTCTACACCAAGGAGTGCTGGCGGTATAAGACAACTGTTTACTACCAGTATAAATATCCAAATAGGCAGGTTTGGGTTGCAACATTATAAAACATTTCCAGAGGATATGAAGATTAACGGGGAAAGGGCCGAGATAGACTTCAAACAACGTGGGTATTTGTTTCTAGCGAAAGATAAAAATATGAAACAACTAATAAGACAATGTCACCTGCAGAAAAAATTTGGTGTTCCTTCAGTACTACTTAAGCAAGAGGAATTAACATCGATTATCCCTGAACTGAACATCGGAGATTTACAGGGAGGCTTATATTGCAGTGAAGATGGCTACTTGGATCCCTATTCAGTTATGCAAGGATACGCGAAAAAGGCAAAAGAACTGGGAGCTTCCTATATTTATGACGAAGTTGTTTCCATTAAATATGATAGACAGGGTATTAAAGGAGTTAAAACGAATAGCGGCGAAATAGTAGAGTCTCCGGTTCTTATTAATTGTGCAGGTCCATGGGCACCTTATTTAAGTGAACAGATCGGACTTCCTCTGCCAATCGTACCTTTGAAACGACAGATCATTCAATTTGATATAGCTGACCCTCTTCAAAAGAAACTGCCGCTAACCGTGGATCCTACAGGGGTTTACTTCCGTCACGAGGGTAATTCATTAATCTCTGGATTTTCAGAAGCAGTTAAACCCGGGATAGACTTTAGATGGAAACGTTCCTTTTTTATGGAACAATTATGGCCCGTGTTAGCCAATCGAATTAGAAACTTCGAGCGTGCAAAAGTTTTACATGGGTGGGCAGGTATGTATAGCTATAACACGATTGATCAGAACGCGATAATCGGAGAACATCCATTATTAAAGGGTTATTATCTGGCATGTGGATTTAGCGGTCATGGCATGCAGCAGGCTCCCGCAGTAGGTAAAGGACTATCCGAAAAAATACAAACAGGCGGTTATCAATCAATAGACCTAAGTCCGCTACGATTTGAGAGATTTGCAGAAAAAGAACTGATCATTGAAGGTGCAGTTGTTTAA
- a CDS encoding ornithine cyclodeaminase family protein: protein MIYLSAADIRSTVSMCDVITAIDQAYEQYEKDSFTMPARMQVNQGGNTLLAMPCFTKDSIGTKLVTLFPENKSHPAIHGVVVLKSGTTGEIQAILDGSFITGFRTGAIGGSAIRSLSPETSSTLAIIGTGVQGLYQTIAACSVRPISDIYLYNRTPERIPSFIKQVKEFIGETIRIHTVGSSEEAVNSAEIIITTTTSKDPVIPNNSNLFRNKLLVGIGSFQPSMQEFPEAVYYNTDQVFIDSLDAIHESGDIITPLKNGWLTKDSIISFSSHLSSRNKVMPGNGKSVIFKSTGMALFDVVVAADIYEKAVKKGIGTKLE, encoded by the coding sequence ATGATTTATTTAAGTGCAGCTGACATTCGTTCAACTGTGTCGATGTGCGATGTCATAACTGCAATTGACCAGGCCTATGAACAATACGAAAAAGACTCCTTCACCATGCCAGCTAGAATGCAAGTAAACCAGGGTGGTAATACATTGTTGGCTATGCCTTGTTTTACAAAAGATTCAATAGGTACCAAGCTTGTCACACTTTTCCCGGAAAACAAATCACATCCGGCAATCCATGGTGTAGTCGTTCTGAAAAGTGGTACAACCGGTGAAATTCAGGCAATTTTGGACGGATCATTTATAACCGGTTTCAGAACTGGAGCAATCGGTGGATCTGCTATCAGGAGCCTATCCCCTGAAACTAGTTCGACACTTGCAATTATTGGTACAGGCGTACAGGGGCTTTATCAAACAATTGCAGCATGCAGTGTTCGTCCTATTTCAGACATTTATTTATACAACAGAACCCCGGAGCGAATACCATCCTTTATCAAACAGGTAAAAGAGTTTATAGGTGAAACTATTCGTATTCACACTGTTGGTTCCTCTGAGGAAGCTGTAAACTCAGCTGAAATCATCATCACCACCACGACTTCCAAGGATCCGGTTATCCCAAACAATTCCAACCTGTTTAGGAATAAATTGCTAGTTGGAATTGGATCTTTTCAGCCATCTATGCAGGAATTTCCAGAAGCTGTATATTACAATACGGATCAAGTATTCATTGATAGCTTGGATGCCATCCATGAATCAGGCGATATCATAACACCTCTCAAGAATGGCTGGCTCACAAAGGATTCCATAATTTCATTTAGCTCTCATCTTTCATCAAGAAACAAGGTTATGCCTGGTAATGGAAAAAGTGTCATTTTTAAATCTACAGGAATGGCTTTATTTGATGTGGTAGTAGCAGCAGACATATATGAAAAGGCGGTGAAAAAAGGAATAGGAACAAAATTAGAATAA
- a CDS encoding sodium/proline symporter, whose amino-acid sequence MNIILIEFIFYCVAILLIGYVFSKKSKTQSDFLLGGKKLPGWALAFSERATGESAWLLLGYTGFVFMTGLSGVWVAAGIALGIIFSWLFLAKKFMRETEKYNVLTLPDYLAVRFGQKATIIRWITSLLIAGFLMFYVGAQMAGAGKMLFTTFGLDPTAGVLIATAIIIIIAFSGGFISVVWTDMIQSIMMLITLVVLPIVALVYINTNDLSITQSLVSAGNSYNSWFGGLTGFAVGVLFFNNFAWFFGFLGGQPQLSTRFMALKNDKDARQGSTVAIIWTFLAYGGAFIIGLAAIAIYDQGSFPDVETILPTMILDLLPHWFAGILLAGILAAIITTADSQLLVVTSSVSEDIIHKAMGIQLSEKSLVWISRSSVLVFGLVGMIIALVSDSLLYLVVSWAWAGVGCTLSPAILMTFFWKRYSSTGLVATVLAGLFSTILWISTPLESIITSRFSTFFIAAFFGIAFSLLFPDKKESSAVSNTEKAL is encoded by the coding sequence ATGAATATCATATTAATCGAGTTTATCTTTTATTGTGTCGCAATATTGCTTATCGGTTATGTGTTCAGTAAAAAAAGTAAAACACAATCGGACTTTTTACTGGGTGGAAAGAAGCTGCCAGGCTGGGCGCTTGCTTTTTCAGAACGGGCCACCGGCGAATCTGCGTGGTTATTACTTGGATACACAGGATTTGTTTTTATGACAGGGTTATCCGGTGTATGGGTTGCCGCCGGAATTGCACTAGGTATTATATTTTCATGGCTGTTTCTAGCAAAAAAGTTCATGAGGGAGACAGAAAAATATAATGTGTTGACACTTCCCGATTATTTAGCTGTACGTTTTGGTCAGAAAGCCACTATTATTCGTTGGATAACAAGCCTTTTAATTGCCGGTTTTCTAATGTTTTACGTTGGTGCCCAAATGGCCGGTGCAGGAAAGATGCTTTTTACTACATTTGGTTTGGATCCTACAGCAGGTGTACTTATTGCTACCGCGATTATTATTATTATTGCCTTTTCAGGTGGTTTCATTTCAGTTGTATGGACAGACATGATACAGAGTATCATGATGCTTATCACTTTGGTAGTTCTCCCTATTGTTGCACTTGTTTATATTAATACCAATGACCTCTCAATCACCCAGTCATTGGTATCTGCAGGCAACTCCTACAATTCCTGGTTTGGTGGCTTGACAGGATTCGCTGTTGGGGTTTTATTCTTCAATAATTTTGCATGGTTCTTTGGATTCTTAGGCGGTCAGCCACAGTTGAGTACGCGGTTCATGGCACTCAAAAACGATAAAGATGCACGGCAGGGCAGCACTGTGGCCATTATTTGGACATTCCTGGCATATGGAGGCGCGTTTATAATTGGTCTTGCTGCAATTGCTATTTATGATCAGGGATCATTTCCTGACGTAGAAACCATTTTACCTACCATGATTTTAGACCTTCTTCCCCATTGGTTTGCAGGCATATTACTCGCCGGAATATTGGCTGCAATTATCACCACCGCAGATTCACAGCTTTTGGTAGTAACTAGTTCAGTCAGTGAAGATATTATTCACAAAGCAATGGGTATACAACTTTCAGAAAAGTCACTTGTATGGATTTCCAGATCTTCTGTATTGGTTTTTGGCTTAGTCGGAATGATTATTGCCCTTGTTTCTGATTCCCTTTTATACTTGGTCGTCAGTTGGGCCTGGGCAGGAGTAGGCTGTACATTGTCTCCGGCAATTTTGATGACTTTTTTCTGGAAAAGATATTCTAGTACTGGGTTAGTTGCAACAGTACTTGCCGGATTGTTCTCAACCATTTTATGGATTAGCACTCCACTTGAATCCATTATTACATCAAGATTCAGCACGTTTTTTATTGCTGCATTTTTTGGGATAGCATTCAGTTTGCTTTTCCCAGATAAAAAAGAAAGCTCAGCAGTATCCAACACAGAAAAAGCACTTTAA
- a CDS encoding TrkH family potassium uptake protein, whose amino-acid sequence MFLKLFKTDWINKLSPVQLILFFYCVAVIVSTCILAMPIAHKDGVNTSFIDILFIAVSAISVTGLSPISISETFNTLGYFLLAFIMQFGAVGVMAIGTSIWIILGKKIGLKERRLIMTDQNQTSFAGMVRLIKQIMYVILTIEFFGFIILSTYYLQYFPTTGEAVVNGFFSTISATTNAGFDITGNSLMMFKDDYFVQFITMLLIIFGAIGFPVLIEVKEYMFAREEIRKGLRFTLFTKVTTLTFFSLIVIGAIFIALFDAGNFFADKSWHEVLFYSLFQSVTTRSGGLSTMDVSQLTEQNHLFMSLLMFIGASPSSAGGGIRTTTFALVLIFIITFARGGASIRIFRREVYQEDLLKAVSVSLMALAFVFTSILIMSIMEPYPLSEILFEVTSAFGTVGLSLGITSELTTTSKVILMVLMFIGRVGIITFLFMFKNNKSSGKFHYPKERMIIG is encoded by the coding sequence ATGTTTTTGAAATTGTTTAAAACTGATTGGATAAATAAATTATCGCCAGTGCAACTAATCCTATTTTTTTACTGTGTGGCAGTGATTGTCTCTACTTGTATTTTGGCAATGCCTATTGCACATAAAGATGGTGTCAATACTTCATTTATCGATATTCTATTTATAGCGGTAAGTGCAATCAGCGTTACTGGATTATCACCAATCAGTATATCTGAAACATTTAATACATTGGGATATTTTTTATTAGCATTTATTATGCAATTTGGTGCGGTCGGTGTTATGGCAATTGGGACATCAATCTGGATAATTCTTGGGAAAAAGATTGGACTGAAAGAGCGCCGTCTAATCATGACCGATCAGAATCAAACTTCCTTTGCCGGTATGGTCCGATTAATCAAACAAATTATGTATGTAATATTAACGATTGAATTTTTTGGATTCATTATTTTAAGTACCTATTATCTGCAATATTTTCCTACCACCGGAGAAGCGGTTGTTAATGGATTTTTTAGTACCATAAGTGCAACCACTAATGCTGGGTTTGATATTACGGGAAATTCATTAATGATGTTTAAAGATGATTACTTCGTTCAATTCATTACGATGCTGCTGATCATCTTTGGTGCAATTGGTTTCCCAGTGTTAATTGAAGTCAAGGAATACATGTTTGCAAGAGAAGAAATACGTAAAGGGTTACGGTTCACCCTTTTTACCAAAGTTACAACTTTAACCTTCTTTTCACTAATTGTGATTGGGGCAATCTTCATAGCGCTATTCGATGCGGGAAATTTCTTTGCCGACAAATCGTGGCACGAGGTGTTATTTTATAGTCTGTTTCAGTCTGTAACAACCAGAAGTGGTGGTCTTTCCACGATGGATGTCAGTCAGTTGACGGAGCAAAATCATTTGTTCATGTCCCTCTTAATGTTTATTGGTGCGTCACCAAGTAGTGCGGGTGGTGGTATTCGGACCACAACATTTGCTTTGGTATTGATATTCATTATTACATTCGCCAGGGGTGGTGCAAGTATTCGTATATTCAGACGGGAAGTCTATCAGGAGGATCTATTGAAGGCGGTTTCAGTATCGTTAATGGCACTCGCCTTTGTGTTCACTTCTATTTTAATCATGTCTATCATGGAGCCGTATCCGCTGTCAGAAATACTCTTTGAGGTAACGTCGGCGTTCGGAACAGTGGGGCTTTCACTTGGCATTACAAGTGAACTTACTACAACAAGTAAAGTCATCTTAATGGTTTTAATGTTTATTGGACGTGTAGGTATCATTACATTTTTGTTTATGTTTAAAAACAATAAATCAAGCGGGAAATTCCATTATCCAAAGGAAAGGATGATTATTGGATAA
- a CDS encoding YwpF family protein, which produces MKTFKLSSLEIVENKNDDIIQHEIPLLDGLVINKEDDQNRWVIEAFMKKAFVEDFRKLKEKDDTVMLQVKITKKTNTPATFITSILSVNEIGENINVIFMGTIVDQRKGIVKEMLKKLIEDGYQGESLYKKFKELIEQG; this is translated from the coding sequence ATGAAGACATTTAAATTAAGTTCACTTGAAATTGTGGAAAATAAAAATGATGATATTATTCAACACGAAATTCCGTTGCTTGATGGCCTAGTCATTAATAAGGAAGATGATCAGAACCGCTGGGTGATTGAGGCTTTTATGAAGAAGGCATTTGTGGAAGACTTTCGCAAATTAAAAGAAAAAGATGATACTGTTATGCTCCAGGTGAAAATCACAAAGAAAACGAATACGCCGGCAACATTTATTACTTCAATCTTGTCCGTAAATGAAATTGGTGAAAACATTAATGTCATTTTTATGGGGACAATTGTTGATCAGCGCAAAGGCATTGTCAAGGAAATGTTAAAGAAATTAATTGAAGACGGTTATCAGGGTGAATCGTTATATAAAAAATTCAAAGAGTTAATAGAGCAAGGTTAG